A part of Jaculus jaculus isolate mJacJac1 chromosome 17, mJacJac1.mat.Y.cur, whole genome shotgun sequence genomic DNA contains:
- the Kiaa1143 gene encoding uncharacterized protein KIAA1143 homolog gives MSKRNQVSYVRPAEPAFLSRFKERVGYREGPTVETKRIQPPLPDEDGDHSDKEDEQPQVVVLKKGDLTVEEVMKIKAEIRAEKADEEPHPADGRIMYRKPVKRSPDEKYSGLTASSKKKKTKEDGAYKQDSVKKNSPKKIKNSNLLSFDNEDENE, from the exons ATGAGCAAGCGGAACCAGGTGTCGTACGTGCGGCCGGCCGAGCCCGCGTTCCTGTCGCGCTTCAAGGAGCGGGTCGGCTACCGGGAGGGGCCCACGGTGGAGACCAAG AGAATCCAGCCTCCGCTTCCAGATGAAGATGGTGATCACAGTGACAAAGAAGATGAACAGCCTCAAGTGGTCGTTTTAAAGAAAGGAGACCTGACAGTTGAGGAAGTCATGAAAATTAAAGCAGAAATAAGGGCTGAAAAAGCAG ATGAAGAGCCACATCCAGCTGATGGAAGAATCATGTATCGAAAACCAGTTAAGCGTTCCCCAGATGAAAAGTATTCAGGCTTAACAGCAagttcaaaaaagaagaaaacaaaagaagatggTGCATATAAGCAAGACTCAGTTAAAAAGAATtcaccaaaaaaaatcaaaaacagtaaCCTCCTTTCTTTTGATAATGAAGATGAAAATGAGTAA
- the Znf35 gene encoding zinc finger protein 35 isoform X2 — translation MFWDMAVILEAAPEAPAAEPLGGYTLPGPPAMGKILEPRGKPTALEDGTKKLPLWVPKTEVCGEAENSLIAGRIQKSDPQGPELGEARENGNVFQRRRMLREKSDSRRVTVRDCSLSESFKEKEDHTCKKAGGKYGLGSGPVKNQKMQPGQKPFICSECGKGFSQSANLVVHQRIHTGEKPFECHECGKAFIQSANLVVHQRIHTGQKPYVCAKCGKAFTQSSNLTVHQKIHSLEKNFKCSECEKAFSYSSQLARHQKVHITEKCYECNECGKTFTRSSNLIVHQRIHTGEKPFACSDCGKAFTQSANLIVHQRSHTGEKPYKCKECGKAFSCFSHLIVHQRIHTAEKPYDCSECGKAFSQLSCLIVHQRIHSGDLPYVCNECGKAFTCSSYLLIHQRIHNGEKPYTCNECGKAFRQRSSLTVHQRTHTGEKPYECAKCGAAFISNSHLMRHHRTHLFE, via the exons ATGTTCTGGGACATGGCAGTAATCTTAGAAGCAGCACCGGAGGCTCCTGCTGCTGAACCTCTTGGCGGCTACACATTACCGGGGCCTCCGGCCATGGGCAAGATCCTGGAGCCTCGTGGGAAGCCCACTGCTCTAG AGGATGGAACTAAGAAGCTGCCATTATGGGTTCCTAAAACTGAAGTCTGTGGTGAAGCTGAAAACTCCCTGATAGCAGGAAGAATCCAGAAAAGTGACCCTCAAGGACCTGAATTAGGAGAAGCCCGTGAGAACGGAAATGTGTTCCAGAGACGGAGAATGTTGAGGGAGAAAAGTGATTCCCGACGAGTGACTGTGAGAGACTGTTCATTATCtgaaagttttaaagaaaaggagGACCACACTTGTAAGAAGGCTGGGGGGAAATACGGGCTTGGTTCTGGCCCtgttaaaaatcagaaaatgcagCCTGGGCAAAAGCCTTTTATATGCAGTGAATGTGGAAAAGGCTTTAGTCAGAGTGCAAACCTTGTTGTGCATCAGCGAatccacactggagagaaacctttTGAGTGTCATGAGTGTGGGAAGGCCTTCATTCAGAGTGCAAACCTTGTTGTGCATCAGAGAATCCACACTGGACAGAAACCCTATGTTTGTGcaaaatgtgggaaagctttcactcAGAGTTCAAATCTGACTGTGCATCAAAAAATTCactctttagaaaaaaattttaagtgcagTGAATGTGAGAAAGCCTTCAGTTACAGCTCACAGCTTGCACGGCACCAGAAAGTCCATATCACCGAAAAATGCTATGAATGCAATGAGTGTGGAAAAACATTTACTCGGAGTTCAAACCTTATTGTCCACCAGAGGATCCACACTGGGGAGAAGCCCTTTGCCTGCAGTGACTGTGGCAAAGCCTTCACTCAAAGTGCAAATCTCATTGTACATCAGCGAAGCCACACTGGTGAGAAGCCATACAAGTGtaaagaatgtgggaaagcctttagtTGTTTTTCACACCTTATTGTGCACCAGAGAATCCACACTGCAGAGAAACCTTATGACTGCAGTGAGTGTGGAAAAGCCTTCAGTCagctctcttgccttattgtccatcagagaattcacagtGGAGACCTCCCTTACGTGTGTAATGAGTGTGGTAAGGCCTTCACATGTAGCTCATACTTACTTATTCACCAGAGAATCCATAACGGGGAAAAACCTTACACGTGTAATGAGTGTGGTAAGGCCTTCAGGCAGAGGTCAAGCCTCACTGTGCACCAGCGAACCCACACTGGGGAGAAGCCCTACGAGTGTGCAAAGTGTGGGGCGGCTTTCATTTCTAACTCACACCTCATGCGACACCACAGAACCCACCTCTTTGAATag
- the Znf35 gene encoding zinc finger protein 35 isoform X1 produces the protein MTTEWREAVVLAPWGLLKVKKEDEEDESVLSQSSGQQVHSENGKVWAPGEGPQAGLDVSEDEQKGQNMFWDMAVILEAAPEAPAAEPLGGYTLPGPPAMGKILEPRGKPTALEDGTKKLPLWVPKTEVCGEAENSLIAGRIQKSDPQGPELGEARENGNVFQRRRMLREKSDSRRVTVRDCSLSESFKEKEDHTCKKAGGKYGLGSGPVKNQKMQPGQKPFICSECGKGFSQSANLVVHQRIHTGEKPFECHECGKAFIQSANLVVHQRIHTGQKPYVCAKCGKAFTQSSNLTVHQKIHSLEKNFKCSECEKAFSYSSQLARHQKVHITEKCYECNECGKTFTRSSNLIVHQRIHTGEKPFACSDCGKAFTQSANLIVHQRSHTGEKPYKCKECGKAFSCFSHLIVHQRIHTAEKPYDCSECGKAFSQLSCLIVHQRIHSGDLPYVCNECGKAFTCSSYLLIHQRIHNGEKPYTCNECGKAFRQRSSLTVHQRTHTGEKPYECAKCGAAFISNSHLMRHHRTHLFE, from the exons ATGACTACAGAATGGAGAGAGGCCGTGGTCCTAGCCCCTTGGGGCCTACTGAAGGTGAAAAAGGAAGACGAAGAGGATGAAAGTGTCCTGAGTCAGTCATCCGGCCAACAAGTGCACTCTGAGAATGGCAAAGTCTGGGCCCCAGGGGAGGGtcctcaggcaggccttgatgTATCGGAAGATGAGCAAAAG GGTCAGAACATGTTCTGGGACATGGCAGTAATCTTAGAAGCAGCACCGGAGGCTCCTGCTGCTGAACCTCTTGGCGGCTACACATTACCGGGGCCTCCGGCCATGGGCAAGATCCTGGAGCCTCGTGGGAAGCCCACTGCTCTAG AGGATGGAACTAAGAAGCTGCCATTATGGGTTCCTAAAACTGAAGTCTGTGGTGAAGCTGAAAACTCCCTGATAGCAGGAAGAATCCAGAAAAGTGACCCTCAAGGACCTGAATTAGGAGAAGCCCGTGAGAACGGAAATGTGTTCCAGAGACGGAGAATGTTGAGGGAGAAAAGTGATTCCCGACGAGTGACTGTGAGAGACTGTTCATTATCtgaaagttttaaagaaaaggagGACCACACTTGTAAGAAGGCTGGGGGGAAATACGGGCTTGGTTCTGGCCCtgttaaaaatcagaaaatgcagCCTGGGCAAAAGCCTTTTATATGCAGTGAATGTGGAAAAGGCTTTAGTCAGAGTGCAAACCTTGTTGTGCATCAGCGAatccacactggagagaaacctttTGAGTGTCATGAGTGTGGGAAGGCCTTCATTCAGAGTGCAAACCTTGTTGTGCATCAGAGAATCCACACTGGACAGAAACCCTATGTTTGTGcaaaatgtgggaaagctttcactcAGAGTTCAAATCTGACTGTGCATCAAAAAATTCactctttagaaaaaaattttaagtgcagTGAATGTGAGAAAGCCTTCAGTTACAGCTCACAGCTTGCACGGCACCAGAAAGTCCATATCACCGAAAAATGCTATGAATGCAATGAGTGTGGAAAAACATTTACTCGGAGTTCAAACCTTATTGTCCACCAGAGGATCCACACTGGGGAGAAGCCCTTTGCCTGCAGTGACTGTGGCAAAGCCTTCACTCAAAGTGCAAATCTCATTGTACATCAGCGAAGCCACACTGGTGAGAAGCCATACAAGTGtaaagaatgtgggaaagcctttagtTGTTTTTCACACCTTATTGTGCACCAGAGAATCCACACTGCAGAGAAACCTTATGACTGCAGTGAGTGTGGAAAAGCCTTCAGTCagctctcttgccttattgtccatcagagaattcacagtGGAGACCTCCCTTACGTGTGTAATGAGTGTGGTAAGGCCTTCACATGTAGCTCATACTTACTTATTCACCAGAGAATCCATAACGGGGAAAAACCTTACACGTGTAATGAGTGTGGTAAGGCCTTCAGGCAGAGGTCAAGCCTCACTGTGCACCAGCGAACCCACACTGGGGAGAAGCCCTACGAGTGTGCAAAGTGTGGGGCGGCTTTCATTTCTAACTCACACCTCATGCGACACCACAGAACCCACCTCTTTGAATag